The nucleotide window TTAATGGCTTGCTGAGCCAGTGCAAGTGAAGCGTGGCAAGTTACACCGATAATGGCACTGCTGCCTAAAATAAGGCGTGCTGCTACGGGGTTTGTGTCGTCTTGCCCCAAATGCACACCATGCGCGCCACTGTTTTTGGCGAGCTCTACATCATCGTTAATCAATAATTGCGCCTGACATTGATTGCAAAGCGTGAGTAAATGTTTTGCTTCAAATAAACGGCGAGCATGATCCGCTGATTTATCGCGGTACTGCACCCACTTGCAACCGCCTTGTAATGCAGCTGCTACCGCACTGAACAGTGAGTCACCGGGCAGTAATTGTGAATCGGTAATCGCGTAGAGTTTGCTTGTCATATTAAAACGGCCTTACGACGACCATGATCACGATGCCAACCAATAAAAACACCGGTAGCTCGTTAAATACACGGAAAAATGTATGGCTTTTGGTGCAGCGATCATCGCGCAGTTGTTTCCAATAGGCGATGCATGCATGGTGATAACCTGTCAGCAAAACGACGAGTACTATCTTGCACCAGAACCACATTTGCGTTGAGTAATAACCCCAGCCGAGCCACACCATCCAGATACCAAAAATATAGGTAGCGCCCATCGCCGGGTTGGCGATACCGCGCAATAGTTTTCGCTCCATTATTTTGAAACGCTCGCGGCTAATGTCATCCTCACTCATGGTGTGATAGACGAATAAACGCGGTAAATAAAATAGTGCGGCCATCCAGCTAATAACGGAGATGATGTGAAATGCTTTAATCCAGAGCATGTGAGCGTCTCAATAAAATGATGTCGTAGCTAGACGTCAGATACGGTAATAGTCGTTAATTTTGCTGCGTGTGATTATACCCAAGGGCTGGTGCGTATCGTTAAGGGATTCTACCCAGAGCGCATCCAGCTGTTGGTGGTTCATCAATTCAAGTGCTTCAAACAAATTGGCATCGGCAGGAATACGTGCAAGGTCATAACGGCGCGCCGGTATTTCTTGCAGATTGAGCTTGTCGTTGGCATCGATGTCTTGCAAGTGCGCGTGGAGATCGGCCGGTTGCAGCAGTTGGCTGCTTTCGCGCAGCAAAATCCAATGCGGGTGGTGGCTCAGCAATTGTTGCGCTGCGTTTGCATCGAGGAGGTTATCACTCACGACTAAATGGCGATCCATAATGCCACGCACACCCGTGCGGCTCAGGAGTTGTTCCATCGCTTCCGCACTGCGGAATTTCCCTTGTATGCGCAGCACATGCTGGAATAATCCATCGCATTTAAAGACCCAGCGCGTGGTCAGGCAGGCGGCAATCACCACCAACATGCTGGGAAAAATAATATTGGGGTTATAGGTGAGTTCGAGAATGGCCATCATGGATGCAAGAGGTGCATTCAGTGTTGCGCCCATCATCGCCCCCATACCCAATATCACATAGAACCCAATAGCACTGGCGGAATTGGGCATGAGCCACTGGGCTGCGCAACCCACTGCGCCGCCAACACAGGCTCCAATAAACAGGAGCGGGCCAACAACCCCGCCGGGCATTCCAACACCAAGACTGAAAGACGTGGCGAAGAGTTTGGTGACGGCAATAGCTAGTAACAGCGCAAAGCCTATCTCGCCACCAAGAGCGCTGCTGATAGTGTCATAACCAACGCCCATAATCTGTGGAATCCACAGGGCACATATTCCGGTTAATAATCCTGCCAGAGCAAAGCGCAGTGCGATGGGGCGGTTTAGTGCCCAGCGGCAGCTCGCACCGTGAAGGCGGATATAGGCAGCGGCAAAGATCGCGACCACCAAACCGACGGCAGCCATGAGCGGTAATTCACGTAAATCGCCCATGACAGATTGGGCATTCATAAAGGCGATCTCAGGGCCGAAGGCGAGTCTGGTCATGGTTGCACCTGCAACGGCGGCGAGTGTAACGGGGATAAAGCCGACGATGGTGTACTCCAGTATCACCACTTCCATCGCAAAAATAACGCCGGCCATCGGCGTGTTAAAGCAGGCTGCGATAGCCGCAGCGACACCGCAGCCAGCGAGCGGCCGCAAGGTGTTGGCAGGCAATTTTAGCCACTGGCCAAGCAAGCTGCCGCTACCAGCGCCCAAGTGCACAGCAGGGCCTTCGCGGCCTACCGATTGCCCGGTGAGCAAACAGGTAGCGCCGCCGAAGAATTGCGTAATAACATTGCCCAGCGGCATCCGCCCCTGATGATTTTGCAGGCGGTCCATCACATGACCGATGCTGGTAGCGTGATGGCGCTTGTCAACCAATTGTAGGACGACCCCCAAGAGCACAGCTCCCGCCACCGGCAAGACAAAGTGAGTTATCGAACTGACACCCTCAAAGTTTTCAAAGTTATCGGGCAAAAAATAGCCGAGAGGGATTTCAACTAGCCAGCGGAATAACACAATCACTGCACCTGCGATAACCCCAGTCAGTAAACCCAGTAGAGTCAACAGTGGCAGTGAATCGGCTCCGGCGAGCTGGTCGCGCAGTGATTCGGCGCGCAGCGAGAGTCGTGTGGTGGGTTGGTTAGTGGATGTTGGTTCAATCGACACGCTGGATTCCTATTCGGCTATTTATCCGGTTTATGAGAATGACGGGCAGCTTTTTCTTTCGATTTATGGACAAGGCTCTTATGATAGCCGTCTTTCGCTATTCGCTATAAGTGCGATCACATTGAACAAATTTATCGAGTGTTAGGGGGTTGAGGTGACTGGGGTTAAGGTAATTAAGGCAGCCATCGTCGGCGGAACCGGTTATACAGGCGTCGAACTTTTACGTTTGTTGGCCAAACATCCACAGGTTGAAGTGACGGTAATCACCTCCCGCGCGGAAGCGGGCACTAAAGTTGCCGATATGTACCCCAGCTTGCGCGGCCACGTCGATCTGGCGTTCACCGAGCCCGATGTTGCGGTTTTGGGTGAGTGCGATGTAGTGTTTTTCGCCACTCCCCACGGTGTTGCGCAGAACATGATGGGCGCGCTGATGAATACCAAGGCGCGCATTATCGATTTGTCGGCAGACTTCCGTATCCGCGATGTACCTTTGTGGGAAAAGTGGTACAACCAAACCCACGGAGCCCCTGGCCTTGTTGCACAGGCGGTCTATGGTTTGCCAGAAGTGAATCGCGACAAAATTCGCACTGCGAAATTGGTCGCGTGCCCTGGTTGTTATCCAACAGCGACCCAGCTGGGCTATTTGCCGTTGATCGAAAATAATCTGGTTGACCCAACTCGTTTGATTTCGAACGCCGCAAGTGGCGCAAGTGGCGCAGGTCGCCAGGCAAAAATCGATAATCTACTGATGGAAATTAGCGATAGCTTTAAAGCCTATGGTGTTGCCGGGCACCGCCATTTACCTGAAATTGAGCAGGGGCTTCGCGATGTCCAACCAGCAGGCGTAGCACCTGTTTCGTTAACCTTTGTTCCGCATTTGTTGCCGATTATCCGCGGCATACACGCTACCCTGTATGCAACTGCGCTCGATGTAAACACCTTGCCGGATTTGCAAAAACTCTACGAACAACGTTACGCCAATGAGCCTTTTGTTGATGTATTGCCGGCAGGCGAGCTTCCACAAACTCGCTCGGTTAAGGGCTCTAACGTTTGCCGGATTTCGGTTCTGCGTCCGCAACAGCGCGATACGATTGTGGTGTTATCTGTTATCGATAACCTCACTAAAGGTGCATCCGGCCAAGCCATTCAGAATATGAACATTATGTTTGGCTTTGATGAAAAAGCCGGACTGGATGTTGTTGCACTATTGCCTTGATCCTTCTACTCATCATGGGTGTGGCCGCATAAAGGTCACACCTAATTACTGCTAATAATAAATGCTATGAATTCATCCAAAGCCAAAGTGAAAGGTTCGCCGGTGTATCGCATGAAAGTGGTGCCTCATCGGCCATTGAAAAATGTTTTGGTGATCTTGGCGTTATCACTGCTAGTCGCGATTGCCTTGGCTGCAACTTATTATTATGCCCAGCACAAAACCAGTCATGCACTGTTATCGCCAGAAGAGGCGCAATCACTTCGCGCGCAATTGGAAAAGTTGACCCAAGAGCTGGGTGATTCCAAGCGAGAGTTGGCTAAATATCAGTTGAACGCAGAGGTTGATCGTCAAGCAGGCGAAGATTTACGTAAGCGTGTATTGGAGTTGCGTGAAGAAAAAGCTGCATTG belongs to Cellvibrio sp. pealriver and includes:
- the argC gene encoding N-acetyl-gamma-glutamyl-phosphate reductase; its protein translation is MTGVKVIKAAIVGGTGYTGVELLRLLAKHPQVEVTVITSRAEAGTKVADMYPSLRGHVDLAFTEPDVAVLGECDVVFFATPHGVAQNMMGALMNTKARIIDLSADFRIRDVPLWEKWYNQTHGAPGLVAQAVYGLPEVNRDKIRTAKLVACPGCYPTATQLGYLPLIENNLVDPTRLISNAASGASGAGRQAKIDNLLMEISDSFKAYGVAGHRHLPEIEQGLRDVQPAGVAPVSLTFVPHLLPIIRGIHATLYATALDVNTLPDLQKLYEQRYANEPFVDVLPAGELPQTRSVKGSNVCRISVLRPQQRDTIVVLSVIDNLTKGASGQAIQNMNIMFGFDEKAGLDVVALLP
- the thiE gene encoding thiamine phosphate synthase, giving the protein MTSKLYAITDSQLLPGDSLFSAVAAALQGGCKWVQYRDKSADHARRLFEAKHLLTLCNQCQAQLLINDDVELAKNSGAHGVHLGQDDTNPVAARLILGSSAIIGVTCHASLALAQQAINDTANYIAFGRFFPSSTKPDARPAPISLISEARAQFGNTPIVAIGGITLDNGKQLLDAGADMLAVCHSLFSASDITEHARKFINL
- the hemJ gene encoding protoporphyrinogen oxidase HemJ, with protein sequence MLWIKAFHIISVISWMAALFYLPRLFVYHTMSEDDISRERFKIMERKLLRGIANPAMGATYIFGIWMVWLGWGYYSTQMWFWCKIVLVVLLTGYHHACIAYWKQLRDDRCTKSHTFFRVFNELPVFLLVGIVIMVVVRPF
- a CDS encoding chloride channel protein, translated to MSIEPTSTNQPTTRLSLRAESLRDQLAGADSLPLLTLLGLLTGVIAGAVIVLFRWLVEIPLGYFLPDNFENFEGVSSITHFVLPVAGAVLLGVVLQLVDKRHHATSIGHVMDRLQNHQGRMPLGNVITQFFGGATCLLTGQSVGREGPAVHLGAGSGSLLGQWLKLPANTLRPLAGCGVAAAIAACFNTPMAGVIFAMEVVILEYTIVGFIPVTLAAVAGATMTRLAFGPEIAFMNAQSVMGDLRELPLMAAVGLVVAIFAAAYIRLHGASCRWALNRPIALRFALAGLLTGICALWIPQIMGVGYDTISSALGGEIGFALLLAIAVTKLFATSFSLGVGMPGGVVGPLLFIGACVGGAVGCAAQWLMPNSASAIGFYVILGMGAMMGATLNAPLASMMAILELTYNPNIIFPSMLVVIAACLTTRWVFKCDGLFQHVLRIQGKFRSAEAMEQLLSRTGVRGIMDRHLVVSDNLLDANAAQQLLSHHPHWILLRESSQLLQPADLHAHLQDIDANDKLNLQEIPARRYDLARIPADANLFEALELMNHQQLDALWVESLNDTHQPLGIITRSKINDYYRI